TCTCACACACGAACAAACAAAAAGGGCGTACCAGTATTTCTGatcccttcttctcctccttttttATACAAGGCACTCCTACAGATACACTCACTGATCCATCTGACCTCACAGCAGGAGAGCAGATAGTATAGGCACTAAAAAGAGACAGTAAAAACACACAACTTGAAGCATCCCATATACAGGGGACTGGAAAGGTCAAATAACACATTTTGTTGAAAATAAGTGCAAATCCCGTTGTTTATTTGCTCAATTTAAAAGATTAAGACACAAAATGTGACAATCCAAACGTGTGTTCTATTATTATTCACCCAGTATGATACATTTAATACACAAATATAAGTTATGCTCTAAAATGTAATGTATCTTGTATTCTGTTGTATTAAACCTTAAAGGTTTTGTGATAAGTACAAAAGTACTTTATGCTGTAAGCACAGAAGCAGAGTAAATCAATTACTACTGAGGGAgccaaaacatgataaaaaaacaacaggGGGTAAACTTCTCGGGGTATAAATGTATACTATTGAGATTAAAACGTATCATCCGATTATAATACCAAAATCTGTGTCCAACAGAAAGGGAGGATGAAATTTAATCATGCTGGTAGCTATAAACTCCTGACATATCTGCCCTCATTTTAAAACAGCAGGAATTTTCATTTTATACAGATTAGtgcctttttttaatattttaagccaAACATGTTTCACACAAGGGGATAATGCAAGAAAATTACACCACCTAAAAGATTTACACTACATCATCATCATTTACACAACAGACACCGATGAAAGTCTACTATATATCACAAAGACTACAAAAACTACTTTAATAGAATGCATCGCGCTGTCTTTTCAAGATATATAattgattacaggtgtggtctgattagacactaagCATTAAACTGCTTCCCCTAATCTACCCTATAAAAAGACTCTTAGAGAATACGTTTGGGTAGTTTACTATTTGGTGAGAGATTGCTGATTGCTAGACATGGCTTTATaacacactcaaagacattttgcctaGTTCCCTTTGAGAATGATGCATCATTGAAATGAGAAAGACAGGATTGTCATTTCAACAAATTACCTGCCATCTAGGCCTTCCGTCAGCCAGTCAATGTcacctttgtttgcagtggtgtcatGAACGAGAAAACTGGACTGCTTTAGACTGACAAATGTACTTTTGTACTTatattgtaattaaatatatgtatcaTCATTATATTCACACATATACTGTTTTATTCGATTTCAAcaactcatttttgtgtttttttgtcaatTAATGCATTTTAGAGGATTATTGATCAAGGATCGTACAATATGTAGTAGTTTGCTATCTTAATAGTACAGCAATACTAATATACTAATGCAGTAGAAGGCTATGATGTGCAAATTAGCTAATTAGCTCGACAACCAATCACTGTGTGTTTCGTTTAACCCTGTGCTGAGAGCATTAAGGCCAATCAGATGGGTGGTCCTGTGAGTGTTCTGATAAGTTAAGTATTAATCACATCCATTAATATAGTCAAAGTAATTTCAAATACAATGAAATACATTGTATTACACCTGAAACCTAGCTTCTCCCAATCTTTAATTTGCAGCAATAGTGGCATTTGATTCATATACAACCTTATACACTGAACcccaaaaataatatattgtcattttaaggcaAAACATTTCTTGAAAATGGGAGCTTTacaggaaaataaaaatattttcacttttttaccctattggtctattcacatgtacatttttcacaaaggAAAGAATAACTTTAAGAGTCAAATTATGTAAAACGTGTCAGAAATGGGAACTGTGTGTAACATCAGCAATATttgttatgtttgagtaaaaaatgaaTAAGAAGAGTGTACCTCTCTGTCTCTTGTTCTGATGACTGGCTCTTGCTCTGAAAGCCTGGCAGACTGCTCATATCCACGTAACCATCGATATCATTGGCAGAACTCTGATTCCGGTGCCTCTGACTGGTGGGATTTAAGAGGCGTAGCTGCAAGTTCTCATAGTGTGGACTTGGGCTTAAAACATTCTCGTACACTGACGAGTCAACATTGGGCGAAGAAAAAGAACGAGGTTTTGAAAGGGGAAAGGGCTTAGTAAAAGAGGAGTGAAGAAAGTCATCAGTGTCCCAGGAACTAGGAATACCAGACAACACGTTGCTGTTGAGAAGTGTGttaaggccctgcctctgcttgtTCTTCTGATAAAGGAAGGAAGATGGGGATGATGGTAGGGAAGAATCATGTACTCTGTGGAGTTCAGGGCTGCCTACGTTTTGCCTGATTAAATTCAGCCTTTTGCAAGAACCCTGTGGACTTGATTCTGATGAGGATCTGGAGGAGACGGAGCGGTTATCAGCCAAGCTCCTTCTTTCAGATTTCCTCAGAAACCGTAAAGGCAAGAAGTAGCGTTTGAAGCCAAAGTCCAGTTTTCTGCATGAAGCAGACACATCGGTTGGAAGAGCTGGTGTGCTTTTTCTAATTGGCCGCTTTGTGATGGAAGAGAGTTCGAAGGGGGGTGGTATGTCATGGCTATTCATGCCTAGATCACTGGGGGGGCAGGGACATCCTGGTGAGAGACATCCTAAGGAGCCAGTGAGGGCTGGCAAGCTTTCTCCCAGAAAATCATGACTTGTATAGTAAGACTGTGTGTGTAGCATCAAGCGTTCCTTTCCTGATACTGTGGAGTTCATTGGTTCCAGTCTGTTAGAGGGAGGTTCCATGGAGATGGACCGAGTCATTAAATACTTCCTAGTCTGCAGGAAGCTTTTGGGTTGGAATTTTGGCTCGGTTTCTTCATACACATGCTCTTCTGACTGAACCTTAGGGTTCTCTGTTGGTATTATTAACTGATCCCCCTGGGCATTTGATATTTCTTTTCCGTGTTCATCAAACTGTGTCTGGTGTGATTTTTGGTCTTCAGGCTGTATTGGTGAAGAGAAACATGGTAGGTCAAGATCAAATGTTGTATTAAAGTGAGGTTCATTGGACGGAGTGGCACGTTCAATTTCACTCCAGTGAAAGTGAAGGGTCTCACTGCTTTCCGCTTCATCTGAAGTGATTTCAGACTGAGATGAGCAGAATGAAGAGAAGGATGATGAAGGCTGATGAGATGATTCTGAGAGAATTCCAGCTTCTCTCTCTGACTTTGCATAAAGTGTAGAATCTGACAGTGAAGAATCTTGAGAGGTTTCGCAATGTAAATCCTGAGAAGAATTCCTCAGTGAGAGAGAACTGTTTTCTTCCTCACCCCCCTCTTCCCCAAAGTTCGATATAGATGCACTTGAATTCTCAGAACCCTCTTCCACAGAGAGCATTACCGTATCCCCAGGATCACCCACCTCCTCCGCTTCCAATGTCTGAGATGCTTCAGTCTGCTCAAAAAGATCACACTCTGAGAGCCCATCGGCATCAGCCAGAGCTTCACCCGCATCACACATGTCTGGAAACATGGCGACTGTGTCAGTTCCATCTGGGTACAACTCATTTGTGTTGATTCCATTGGAGTAAAGGTGATTTGAATACAATCCATTTGACAGCATTTTAGCACTGAAAATTTCATCAGTATACAAATTGTCTCTTAACTTCAGAGATGAAGCCTGAATTTTGTTTCTATTTGTTTCATGCATCATTGTTTTGTAAAGTGTATAAGGTGTTGACTGTATGCCAAAATGAACATCAACCAGACTCCGGGGTGACCCTGTTTCACCATTCCCAACCACTTCCCACCCTTCCTCTCTTTCCGCTACTTTGTGAAGCTGTCTTGCCACTCCTTGCACTTCCTCATCCCTGTCACTGCAGGAGTCAGAAAGAAGTTCCCGGGGCCCCTCACCCTCCTCAGAGTCAAATCCTTCCCCATGATGTAAACCCACCTCCCAATCAAGCTCAATGCCTTGTGCCAGCTCCTCCCCATAGCCCAACTCCTCCCCTTGGTCACTGTGCTCCTTCTTGTCCACTTCAGTAAACTCCTCCCATTGCATTGACCGTTCTTTATGTCCTATGTCTTTGCATGGTTTTGACGCCTCCCTTTGTTTTAAGTCGTTTTCATGTCTTAAATGTCCAAATACCTGCTTCCTGTGGATTTTCAAATTGTGTGCCTCTACGTTAGCAGGTGTCAGGTTTCGATTAGTGTATTTCTTCAAGTAATTATTTAAGTGAGGAAACTGTCTGGAGTTTGATCTTGGTTTTGGGGCAGTATCTGGTTTACATCCCTGATGATGACAGCACTTTCCAGCCAGTGGACCTAACTGCTCATTAGAACGACAAACATGGCTCCGGGATCTGCGATCTTCTAGTTCTgaaagcacacaaacacatttgAATTGTAAGGTATTCACATAAACATATTATTCCTTAAACTAGATTCCACTAAAAGTCAAAAGCTCATGGCCCAAAGGCATGTGATAGTGGTGTGTCTTCAAACACAGAAAACAAGGTTGACCAATTACTTACTAACTTACTAAAGTTCCAATCAATACAGTAATAAGCATTATGCAATATTGTGTAATGCCAGCAACATGTTCTCTCTACTTTTCAAtgctttaaatggcttttaatatAACAAAGTTAAAACAAACATACTTGAAGTATTTCTGTCCACTGCAAAGTTAAGAGGTCAGGCTTATTGTGAGCCTGCCCTATTCGGCCATTCTTTTTGTGGTGTTGACATTTCCCTTCATACTATAGTCCTTCCTAAAGCAATTTATTATATTACAAGAATGTAGCCCTGCATTCTGACATGCTAATCTCTTTGATTCTTATAATTCTGCATgttaagcattttttttgcatgtttggctTAACAGGAGcaaatcatcgctgtccaataaaaaacaagtgtttccaaaacagcaactttacaggagagagagaaaaaaaacattctaaacttttaatggaagatgatgtaaaaagggtttatttcaggtcattctgaagcatttccattggtccgttcatcaagaaactttggcactgtgtaagagacagtttgtttgttcaaattatgtagtaaactaaaaatcaacaaaaatttgtttttcattggacagcgacaaaatacactttattttagAAACAATGTGCTGAGAGTATATTTAACTAAACGTAAAATTGTCTAAAAATTGCCATTTTTAGCACATTTTTTGTCATATGATGAAAACAACAATCATATCTGAATCAGATTTGTGTCATTTGTGTCTTATTAATATAACTGTGACAAATGTACAAGACACAGTAGTTCACATAGagaaaaactcatttttgccTAGAAATAGAAAAACATTATTACTTACTTGCGCTCATTTTGGCACATGGTCTTCTCCAGGGTTCAGAATGTAGAAAATCCGTACATGTATGCGGTTCAGTTTAGAACAGTTTATTATTAATAAGCGGTCTGTTCAAGTATTTCTGCTACACCGCTGCACTACAGCACAGACCACCAGCTCAATCAGGGGACAGTCTGAGACTCGAGCGCTAAGCGCGCGGTGGGCGGGGCCTCAGACTGCGCGCCGCTTCCTGAGGAAAAGCGTTCAGATAAGTCTCTCAAAAATAGAGTCAGAGCTGAGTAACTGTATCAAACTCACTGCAGCCCTTTACCACAACTATCTATACTTAATCATACTCAAGTATATTACAGTACAAATTGTGGTGTGATACACTTCAagaaatccattggcaaaactaaaaataaataaataaaatataatagaaaactATCCCTTACAATGCTTAGAAAGACACAAAACTTGTCCAAGAAAAATAATTGGTTTTGTAATTATACTTTCTGTAACTCTATTTTAGAGATATACATATATTGTCAATATCTGTAAAATCAAATGGAGAAATGAGAAATAGAACAAATCAAACCAGAAGTTTATGGCTTTAGGTTTATGTAAAAGAACTAAtcatcaaattctcacagcaatgttctattATGTTGCATAAAGCCTTCCCTGAAAAATATGGACACacactatctctccctctctctcacacacacacacacacacacacacacacacacacacacctcatgtTTGTATTTTAAATAGCCAGTAGACACTTCTGAAGTCTGTAAACAGGAACAGTATTCCTGTATCCTTTTCCACAGCCTCAGCAGCAGGCGGTACCTGGGGCCttctgttcagtgtgtgtgtgtgtctgggaatTTGTTTTTCTTATCATGTGTGAGATAGTACAGTAGGCCTGCTGAGGACCAGTGACCAAATGCCCATTTAAGCCTTTTTTAAGCCATGCTTTCTATGAATTATCTCTGGGATTTGTTTATTGAACTTTCAGTCACACTCACTTGTGCACGCATTCAGCACACACATCTGGCTTTGGATTAGGGCACTGAAAGTACAGTAAGGGATTGTagggaactgtttttttttgcttaccaTCCTGCTCTCTTACTCACGGATATGTAGCTGGTTTACCTACTCCTTTTCACATGATTATGAACAAACCGTTACACTGCCAGTGTTACTGTTAACAGCTTAACatatattatgatttttattcCTACAAAAGTGAGAGAACAGGCCAAGTGCTTTTCATTGTACAATAAGGCGGGTCATGTCCTTGTCTTGATGCCCTAATAAAATATCCTTCCTTCCGTAAACTGCTGTGGCCTGAGTCCAAAGAGGCAAAATTGATATTGTTTATTTGAAGCGGAGAAGGATGGGGGGATGGGTCCATTTTCCTATGGTCCTATCAGATTTCAAATTTCTTAAATACAAAGAAAACGCAGAACCAAAGCAAAATATGTTTAACTGCTGGAAATATTTTGACCAGTAACTATATATAACAAAGCCAGATATGGATGACATTACAGCAGCAGGATGTAGATAAATCAAGGTGAGTCTGGTATAAGGACTTCTTATTGTGCATGgcaaaaaataatacaatgttaGACATTGCTGACAAGCATCCAACCTGCAAAAAAAACGTAGTAAATTAAATTTGCCGTTGGAATCTGTTTTGAATTCGGAAGTACTGACACTGGTGCGTAAATGTATATGATGGTCTTGTATGTATTAGCATCTTCCTGTTTTTCAACTTTAAACAGATCACTTTTTTTCAGACagctttactttttaaataactaactaactaggcCCATCATCATATCATTTTTGTGAATGATTTACTGTTAAAGAAATTGTTGGAATAATcaacatttttgtcattttaagactattaaatgcctctcacataaaaataataaatagaataacaaagcaattatagcCTGTTAAAAGCCAACAATATTTAAATCAATCTTAGTTTGAGAAATATGtactttttttcttcacctattgcagtccacactgtgtgtaggTAGTGCTTTAAAGACATTGGTTTTACCCAGGGACAATTTGTCCACCGTATACTGTAGCCCCCATGCAGCAACCTGCAGCTAatgtacgtacacacacacacacacacacacacacacagtcacagactGTTGTTAGTTAGAAcaaagaggggaaaaaacacCCTATGCTGGACACCCCACCCTTTATGGCCAACAGGAAACATTCAGCATGTGTgtcatctgtgtgtgtgggtgtgttgatGATTTAACAGCAAATCGTGTGTGCCTatactgtgtgtaatgtgtggaTGATTAGTGTGTCTCTTCTTTTGTgtttgtacatgtgtgtgtgtatgcgcagATACCAGCACATTCAATGTGGAGTTATTGTGGAGTCCCAGCATCAGCAGGAGTTGCTGAATGTGTTAATTATGTCACTGTGTCAATATCATATTTTCCAgtcaaaacactgaaacacaaaaaaaaaaccttcagtaTGTAATGCACACACAAAACTATTCCATTTGATATATAGAATATCgatagaataaaataagagaccatctaaaaaaagagtttctttgattttaccaaattaaaaacctctggaacataatcaagaggaactgctccaggagtggcataactttatccaaaagtagtgtgtaagactggtggaggagaacatgccaagatgcataaaacctgtgattaaaaaacagggttatttcaccaaatattgatttctaaaccatAATTAAATGTTAtgtatagtttatagaataaaacaacaatgttcattttgcttaaacatatatagtacctataaatagcaaaatcagataaactgattcagaaacaaaagctgtctcttaattttttccagagctgtatatatagacaCTGTCAAcattttcatgtttattataGTTCTATTATAATGACAGTGCTTTTACTACAAGGACAAGACTAGCTGTGTGTgcctttgcacatctgtgtcagcaataggtccaatgtaaagtagctgaatgcattcattagaagagctGTCCACGAACATTGGCGCATATTGTGGTACATCCCAGGCCACCTTATATTTgtgctggatgtttttttttttacatcctttCTCCTAAGAATAAAAGCCCACGTCTTGGCCTGAAAGTCTTTTCCACTCTATTACTGGTCTCCTTCTGGACCAATTTTAGCATTTAATAACTGGACATGCAACACATTCCTATAATATTTTTGTGACACTTGTTAGCTTGTTTTGAAACAACACATTTATATACCTTACATAAGTCTCCCTTGCTGATAAATGAAACCCTAAGGATCAAACAGTAAGTAAGCCAAAAGGTTGTCATGGGAACCGTCATTGGCAAATTTGTATAAATTCCTCCCCTCCATCTGCACTGGGCACCTGACACACTGTCACTCATCCAAAGGGATCACGGATCTAC
This DNA window, taken from Astyanax mexicanus isolate ESR-SI-001 chromosome 5, AstMex3_surface, whole genome shotgun sequence, encodes the following:
- the LOC103029739 gene encoding FYVE, RhoGEF and PH domain-containing protein 5 isoform X1, whose translation is MSAKLEDRRSRSHVCRSNEQLGPLAGKCCHHQGCKPDTAPKPRSNSRQFPHLNNYLKKYTNRNLTPANVEAHNLKIHRKQVFGHLRHENDLKQREASKPCKDIGHKERSMQWEEFTEVDKKEHSDQGEELGYGEELAQGIELDWEVGLHHGEGFDSEEGEGPRELLSDSCSDRDEEVQGVARQLHKVAEREEGWEVVGNGETGSPRSLVDVHFGIQSTPYTLYKTMMHETNRNKIQASSLKLRDNLYTDEIFSAKMLSNGLYSNHLYSNGINTNELYPDGTDTVAMFPDMCDAGEALADADGLSECDLFEQTEASQTLEAEEVGDPGDTVMLSVEEGSENSSASISNFGEEGGEEENSSLSLRNSSQDLHCETSQDSSLSDSTLYAKSEREAGILSESSHQPSSSFSSFCSSQSEITSDEAESSETLHFHWSEIERATPSNEPHFNTTFDLDLPCFSSPIQPEDQKSHQTQFDEHGKEISNAQGDQLIIPTENPKVQSEEHVYEETEPKFQPKSFLQTRKYLMTRSISMEPPSNRLEPMNSTVSGKERLMLHTQSYYTSHDFLGESLPALTGSLGCLSPGCPCPPSDLGMNSHDIPPPFELSSITKRPIRKSTPALPTDVSASCRKLDFGFKRYFLPLRFLRKSERRSLADNRSVSSRSSSESSPQGSCKRLNLIRQNVGSPELHRVHDSSLPSSPSSFLYQKNKQRQGLNTLLNSNVLSGIPSSWDTDDFLHSSFTKPFPLSKPRSFSSPNVDSSVYENVLSPSPHYENLQLRLLNPTSQRHRNQSSANDIDGYVDMSSLPGFQSKSQSSEQETESAYTICSPAVRSDGSVSVSVGVPCIKKEEKKGSEILTVTCSRAFYSAKELLDSEAQHLKNLKLLTETVGGDETLGELWSDLPAIYTLHQDLHTQLESRIKEWEQKEGIADIILDKKAEFSFFSSFITHHDSRMKSLEQMENTQLDMTSLKQQLLQVIVRVLQYRMLLTDYMNNISPNTSEYKDTQDALTVVSDVADLTNESLSNGVALLRLVHIEHNVLGLKNLLQPNRVFVKEGTLMKVSRKSKQPRHLFLMSDIMLYTYPQQDGKYRLINTLTLTGMEVTKLMIDNTQHALKIELKDTCITLSTSSSIERDDWFVTLNRTIADLGSVLGEPTGCLEFGETVEACLGENAPPLVSVSQVSVCMNCPVRFSLTHRRHHCRACGKVVCRDCCRNKVPLKYLKNRRAKVCDKCYSELYKPDEDVAMGTGSSSRPLSAVFQNIHPTSLWRGRKGQLTFNQGIGPEGEMSGTLERSRNSRRSWKSLWFLLKDKVLYTYPQPEERIACESLPLLGFSVRPEIEGESSVFQLYHKTTLYYTFKAQDTHTAQRWVSAMEEATVL
- the LOC103029739 gene encoding FYVE, RhoGEF and PH domain-containing protein 5 isoform X2, coding for MSAKLEDRRSRSHVCRSNEQLGPLAGKCCHHQGCKPDTAPKPRSNSRQFPHLNNYLKKYTNRNLTPANVEAHNLKIHRKQVFGHLRHENDLKQREASKPCKDIGHKERSMQWEEFTEVDKKEHSDQGEELGYGEELAQGIELDWEVGLHHGEGFDSEEGEGPRELLSDSCSDRDEEVQGVARQLHKVAEREEGWEVVGNGETGSPRSLVDVHFGIQSTPYTLYKTMMHETNRNKIQASSLKLRDNLYTDEIFSAKMLSNGLYSNHLYSNGINTNELYPDGTDTVAMFPDMCDAGEALADADGLSECDLFEQTEASQTLEAEEVGDPGDTVMLSVEEGSENSSASISNFGEEGGEEENSSLSLRNSSQDLHCETSQDSSLSDSTLYAKSEREAGILSESSHQPSSSFSSFCSSQSEITSDEAESSETLHFHWSEIERATPSNEPHFNTTFDLDLPCFSSPIQPEDQKSHQTQFDEHGKEISNAQGDQLIIPTENPKVQSEEHVYEETEPKFQPKSFLQTRKYLMTRSISMEPPSNRLEPMNSTVSGKERLMLHTQSYYTSHDFLGESLPALTGSLGCLSPGCPCPPSDLGMNSHDIPPPFELSSITKRPIRKSTPALPTDVSASCRKLDFGFKRYFLPLRFLRKSERRSLADNRSVSSRSSSESSPQGSCKRLNLIRQNVGSPELHRVHDSSLPSSPSSFLYQKNKQRQGLNTLLNSNVLSGIPSSWDTDDFLHSSFTKPFPLSKPRSFSSPNVDSSVYENVLSPSPHYENLQLRLLNPTSQRHRNQSSANDIDGYVDMSSLPGFQSKSQSSEQETESAYTICSPAVRSDGSVSVSVGVPCIKKEEKKGSEILTVTCSRAFYSAKELLDSEAQHLKNLKLLTETVGGDETLGELWSDLPAIYTLHQDLHTQLESRIKEWEQKEGIADIILDKKAEFSFFSSFITHHDSRMKSLEQMENTLDMTSLKQQLLQVIVRVLQYRMLLTDYMNNISPNTSEYKDTQDALTVVSDVADLTNESLSNGVALLRLVHIEHNVLGLKNLLQPNRVFVKEGTLMKVSRKSKQPRHLFLMSDIMLYTYPQQDGKYRLINTLTLTGMEVTKLMIDNTQHALKIELKDTCITLSTSSSIERDDWFVTLNRTIADLGSVLGEPTGCLEFGETVEACLGENAPPLVSVSQVSVCMNCPVRFSLTHRRHHCRACGKVVCRDCCRNKVPLKYLKNRRAKVCDKCYSELYKPDEDVAMGTGSSSRPLSAVFQNIHPTSLWRGRKGQLTFNQGIGPEGEMSGTLERSRNSRRSWKSLWFLLKDKVLYTYPQPEERIACESLPLLGFSVRPEIEGESSVFQLYHKTTLYYTFKAQDTHTAQRWVSAMEEATVL